One Agrococcus jenensis genomic region harbors:
- a CDS encoding Glu/Leu/Phe/Val family dehydrogenase — MTALLAAQLGPLDEARAQLADAVEILGLDEGVAAMLAVPRREMTVAVPLRRDDGSITTFIGHRVQHNLSRGPAKGGLRYSSAVDLDEVRALAMWMTWKCALLDVPYGGAKGGIAVDPRTLSDGELERLTRRYTSEILPIIGPTRDIPAPDIGTDERTMAWMMDTYSTAVGHTVPGVVTGKPLSLGGSRGRASATSAGVALIARAALEHVGIPVRGATVSVQGFGKVGRDAARFLAESGCRIVAVSDADGAVTSSAGLDIAALSAHAARTGSVAGFPGGEPIEPSRVLELDVDLLVPAAVEGVLHAGNASRVTARVIVEGANGPTASEADAILEARGTLVVPDILANAGGVLVSYFEWVQANQSYWWTERDVQERLGERMTRAWGDVLDEARRRGVSLRTAATCLAVERVAQAHKLRGLYP; from the coding sequence ATGACCGCCCTGCTCGCCGCCCAGCTCGGGCCGCTCGACGAGGCGCGCGCGCAGCTGGCCGACGCCGTCGAGATCCTGGGCCTCGACGAGGGCGTCGCCGCGATGCTCGCGGTGCCGCGGCGCGAGATGACGGTCGCCGTGCCGCTGCGGCGCGACGACGGCTCGATCACGACCTTCATCGGGCACCGCGTGCAGCACAACCTGTCGCGCGGCCCCGCGAAGGGCGGCCTCCGCTACAGCTCCGCCGTCGACCTCGACGAGGTGCGCGCGCTGGCGATGTGGATGACGTGGAAGTGCGCGCTGCTCGACGTGCCCTACGGCGGCGCGAAGGGCGGCATCGCCGTCGACCCGCGCACGCTGAGCGACGGTGAGCTCGAGCGGCTCACGCGGCGCTACACGAGCGAGATCCTGCCGATCATCGGACCGACGCGCGACATCCCGGCGCCCGACATCGGCACCGACGAGCGCACGATGGCGTGGATGATGGACACCTACTCCACGGCCGTCGGCCACACGGTGCCGGGCGTCGTGACGGGGAAGCCGCTCAGCCTCGGCGGATCCCGCGGCCGAGCCAGCGCCACCTCCGCGGGCGTCGCCCTCATCGCCCGCGCGGCGCTCGAGCACGTCGGCATCCCGGTGCGCGGCGCGACCGTGAGCGTGCAGGGCTTCGGCAAGGTCGGCCGCGACGCCGCCCGCTTCCTCGCCGAGTCGGGCTGCCGGATCGTCGCGGTGAGCGACGCCGACGGCGCCGTCACGAGTTCGGCGGGTCTCGACATCGCCGCGCTGTCGGCGCACGCGGCACGCACCGGGTCGGTCGCCGGGTTCCCCGGCGGTGAGCCGATCGAGCCGTCGCGCGTGCTCGAGCTCGACGTCGACCTGCTGGTCCCGGCCGCGGTCGAGGGCGTGCTCCACGCCGGCAACGCCTCGCGCGTCACCGCTCGCGTCATCGTCGAGGGCGCGAACGGCCCGACCGCGAGCGAGGCGGATGCGATCCTCGAGGCGCGAGGGACGCTGGTCGTCCCCGACATCCTGGCGAACGCCGGTGGCGTGCTCGTCTCCTACTTCGAGTGGGTGCAGGCCAACCAGTCGTACTGGTGGACCGAGCGCGACGTGCAGGAGCGCCTGGGCGAGCGCATGACCCGAGCATGGGGCGACGTGCTGGATGAAGCACGGCGGCGAGGCGTCTCGCTGCGCACCGCCGCGACCTGCCTCGCCGTGGAGCGAGTCGCACAGGCACACAAGCTGAGAGGACTGTACCCGTGA
- the gabT gene encoding 4-aminobutyrate--2-oxoglutarate transaminase, with protein MHAIDDVVGGPALAQVRELRTPIPGPRSTEMLARKREAVADGVGITLPVFVDAAGGGIVRDIDGNSLIDLGSGIAVTSVGNAHPGVVAASAEQLGRFTHTAFTITGYEGYVAVCEALNRITPGDHAKRSALFNSGAEAVENAIKIARAATGRSTVVAFDHAYHGRTNLTMALTAKSMPYKRGFGPFAGDVHRAPMSYPFRDGRTGEEAARIAIERIERQVELDEIAAVIIEPIQGEGGFVVPADGFLPALADWAASHGIVFIADEIQTGFARTGEMFASTHSGLVPDLIVTAKGIAGGLPLSAVTGRAELMNAAHAGGLGGTYGGNPVACAAALASIAAFEDGLVERARAIGDIIRERLEALRTTDPRVGDVRGHGAMMALELVDPGTGRPDAALTARAAAAAHAAGVIVLTCGTDGNVIRLLPPLSIGDDLLREGLDVLSDAIARG; from the coding sequence ATGCACGCGATCGACGACGTCGTCGGAGGACCCGCACTGGCGCAGGTCCGCGAGCTGCGCACGCCCATCCCCGGACCGCGCTCCACCGAGATGCTCGCGCGCAAGCGCGAGGCGGTCGCGGACGGCGTCGGGATCACCCTGCCGGTCTTCGTCGATGCGGCGGGCGGCGGCATCGTGCGCGACATCGACGGCAACTCGCTCATCGACCTGGGCTCCGGCATCGCCGTGACGTCGGTCGGCAACGCGCACCCCGGTGTCGTCGCGGCGAGCGCCGAGCAGCTCGGCCGCTTCACGCACACCGCCTTCACCATCACGGGCTACGAGGGCTACGTCGCCGTGTGCGAGGCGCTCAACCGCATCACGCCCGGCGACCACGCCAAACGCAGCGCGCTCTTCAACTCGGGCGCCGAGGCCGTCGAGAACGCGATCAAGATCGCCCGTGCCGCGACCGGCCGGAGCACCGTCGTCGCCTTCGACCACGCGTACCACGGCCGGACCAACCTCACGATGGCGCTCACGGCGAAGTCGATGCCCTACAAGCGCGGCTTCGGGCCGTTCGCCGGCGACGTGCACCGCGCGCCGATGTCGTACCCGTTCCGCGACGGCCGCACGGGCGAGGAAGCCGCCCGCATCGCGATCGAGCGCATCGAGCGCCAGGTCGAGCTCGACGAGATCGCCGCCGTCATCATCGAGCCGATCCAGGGCGAGGGCGGCTTCGTCGTCCCGGCCGACGGCTTCCTGCCGGCGCTCGCCGACTGGGCCGCGAGCCACGGCATCGTCTTCATCGCCGACGAGATCCAGACCGGCTTCGCGCGCACGGGCGAGATGTTCGCCTCGACGCACTCTGGGCTCGTCCCCGACCTGATCGTCACCGCGAAGGGCATCGCCGGCGGCCTGCCGCTCTCGGCGGTGACCGGCCGCGCCGAGCTCATGAACGCCGCCCACGCCGGCGGCCTCGGCGGCACCTACGGCGGCAACCCCGTCGCGTGCGCAGCAGCGCTCGCCTCGATCGCCGCGTTCGAGGACGGCCTGGTGGAGCGGGCTCGCGCGATCGGCGACATCATCCGTGAGCGGCTCGAGGCGCTGCGGACGACCGATCCCCGCGTCGGGGACGTGCGCGGCCACGGCGCCATGATGGCGCTCGAGCTCGTCGACCCCGGAACCGGCCGTCCCGACGCCGCGCTCACCGCGCGCGCCGCAGCCGCGGCGCACGCGGCAGGCGTCATCGTGCTCACGTGCGGCACCGACGGCAACGTCATCCGCCTCCTGCCGCCGCTGTCGATCGGCGACGACCTGCTGCGCGAGGGCCTCGACGTCCTCAGCGACGCGATCGCACGCGGATGA
- a CDS encoding NAD-dependent succinate-semialdehyde dehydrogenase, which produces MSITTDTSIREAEVLDAVRGQLFIGGEWIDGEQGTIDVRDPATGDVLKQIANGSVDDGVRALDAAVEAQESWGRTPARVRGEILRKAFDLLQERKEEFALLMTLEMGKPLAEARGEVAYGGEFLRWFSEEAVRIDGRYTMTPEGTGQMIVTHRPVGPCFLITPWNFPLAMATRKLGPALAAGCTAVVKPATLTPLTTLALVALLEEAGLPKGVVNVITTKSTGALSERLLADPRLRKVSFTGSTPVGVQLLKLAADNVLKASMELGGNAPFVVFDDADLDKAVEGALLAKFRNIGQACTAANRFIVHESVADEFSKRIGEAVKGMKIGRGTEEGVQIGPLVEDKAVDNAVRLVDGAVADGATLVTGGKAIDGPGSFFQPTVLDDVTAEMAVSIEEIFGPVVAIQRFATEDDAVRLANATEYGLVGYVFTEDTKRGQRMIDRIDTGMMGLNVGVVSNAAGPFGGVKQSGLGREGGAEGIHEYLETKYTLMPNPFA; this is translated from the coding sequence GTGAGCATCACGACCGACACATCCATCCGCGAGGCCGAGGTCCTCGACGCCGTCCGCGGCCAGCTGTTCATCGGTGGCGAGTGGATCGATGGGGAGCAGGGCACGATCGACGTGCGCGACCCGGCAACGGGGGACGTGCTGAAGCAGATCGCGAACGGCTCGGTCGACGACGGCGTGCGCGCGCTCGACGCGGCCGTCGAGGCGCAGGAGTCGTGGGGCCGCACGCCCGCGCGGGTGCGGGGGGAGATCCTGCGGAAGGCGTTCGATCTGCTGCAGGAGCGGAAGGAGGAGTTCGCGCTCCTCATGACCCTCGAGATGGGCAAGCCCCTCGCGGAGGCCCGCGGCGAGGTCGCGTACGGCGGCGAGTTCCTGCGCTGGTTCTCGGAGGAGGCGGTCCGGATCGACGGCCGCTACACGATGACCCCGGAGGGCACCGGGCAGATGATCGTCACCCACCGCCCGGTGGGTCCGTGCTTCCTGATCACCCCGTGGAACTTCCCGCTGGCGATGGCGACCCGGAAGCTGGGTCCTGCGCTCGCGGCCGGCTGCACGGCGGTCGTGAAGCCCGCGACCCTCACGCCGCTGACCACGCTCGCGCTGGTCGCGCTGCTGGAGGAGGCGGGGCTCCCGAAGGGGGTCGTGAACGTCATCACCACGAAGTCCACCGGCGCGCTGTCGGAGCGGCTGCTCGCCGACCCGCGCCTCCGCAAGGTGTCGTTCACCGGCTCCACGCCCGTGGGCGTGCAGCTGCTGAAGCTGGCGGCCGACAACGTGCTGAAGGCGTCGATGGAGCTGGGCGGGAACGCCCCGTTCGTCGTGTTCGACGACGCTGACCTGGACAAGGCTGTGGAGGGGGCGCTGCTGGCGAAGTTCCGCAACATCGGGCAGGCGTGCACGGCCGCGAACCGGTTCATCGTCCACGAGTCCGTCGCGGACGAGTTCTCGAAGCGGATCGGTGAGGCGGTCAAGGGCATGAAGATCGGCCGCGGCACCGAGGAGGGCGTGCAGATCGGCCCGCTGGTGGAGGACAAGGCGGTCGACAATGCGGTCCGGCTGGTCGACGGGGCGGTCGCGGACGGGGCGACGCTCGTCACCGGCGGGAAGGCGATCGACGGGCCGGGCTCCTTCTTCCAGCCGACCGTGCTCGACGACGTCACGGCCGAGATGGCGGTGTCGATCGAGGAGATCTTCGGACCGGTGGTGGCGATCCAGCGGTTCGCGACCGAGGACGACGCGGTGCGGCTCGCGAACGCGACCGAGTACGGGCTGGTCGGCTACGTGTTCACCGAGGACACCAAGCGCGGGCAGCGGATGATCGACCGCATCGACACGGGCATGATGGGCCTCAACGTCGGCGTCGTCTCCAACGCCGCAGGACCCTTCGGCGGCGTGAAGCAGTCCGGGCTCGGACGCGAGGGCGGCGCCGAGGGGATCCACGAGTACCTCGAGACGAAGTACACGCTCATGCCCAATCCCTTCGCCTAG
- a CDS encoding helix-turn-helix transcriptional regulator: protein MIDRTGLAEFLRRRREALQPEDVGLPRGQRRRTSGLRREEVAALCHMSTDYYSRIERERGPRPSEQMLASIAQGLRLTRDERDHLYRLAGHEAPPRGSGTEHVSPGMMRIFDRLGDTPAEIVTELGETLRQTRLGAALMGDSTRFTGAARSIGYRWFTDPAARALHPLEDHDFYARLYASGLRGVATLRGPDSRAARLARELLASSAEFRAVWEQHEVGLAPREVKRYQHPAVGHLELQCQVLLDPAQAHSLLVFTATPGSESHEKLELLSVLDAEQAAAR from the coding sequence ATGATCGATCGCACCGGGCTCGCCGAGTTCCTCCGCCGCCGCCGGGAGGCGCTGCAGCCCGAGGACGTCGGACTGCCGCGTGGGCAGCGCCGTCGCACGAGCGGGCTCCGCCGCGAGGAGGTCGCGGCGCTCTGCCACATGTCGACCGACTACTACTCGCGCATCGAGCGCGAGCGCGGGCCGCGGCCCTCCGAGCAGATGCTCGCCTCGATCGCGCAGGGGCTCCGGTTGACGCGCGACGAGCGCGATCACCTCTACCGGCTGGCCGGTCATGAGGCGCCCCCGCGCGGCTCCGGCACGGAGCACGTCAGCCCCGGCATGATGCGGATCTTCGACCGGCTGGGCGACACCCCCGCCGAGATCGTCACCGAGCTCGGCGAGACCCTGCGGCAGACGCGGCTCGGTGCGGCCCTCATGGGCGACTCGACGCGGTTCACCGGCGCCGCGCGCAGCATCGGCTACCGGTGGTTCACCGACCCGGCGGCCCGCGCGCTCCATCCGCTCGAGGACCACGACTTCTATGCGCGCCTCTACGCCTCGGGCCTCCGCGGCGTGGCGACGCTGCGCGGACCGGACTCCCGGGCAGCCCGGCTCGCGCGCGAGCTGCTCGCATCGAGCGCCGAGTTCCGCGCGGTCTGGGAGCAGCACGAGGTGGGGCTCGCGCCGCGGGAGGTGAAGCGGTACCAGCATCCGGCGGTCGGCCACCTCGAGCTCCAGTGCCAGGTGCTGCTCGATCCGGCGCAGGCGCACTCGCTGCTCGTCTTCACCGCGACCCCGGGCAGCGAGAGCCACGAGAAGCTCGAGCTGCTGTCGGTGCTCGACGCCGAGCAGGCTGCGGCACGGTGA
- a CDS encoding TetR/AcrR family transcriptional regulator has translation MTSSTAQRRSRKRPEERREEILSAAASIAIDEGLERITLRAVAERLGVRPGLITHYFPAAEDLVVEGFARAAIIERERFFPAQGDALRRLAHLIGYIESGASLPLARLWLNARHLSRFSPALNRTLDEQDLLDRARLTQLIIDGIAAGEFAETDAEAASVRIWIAIDGRGSSVNSAIEEEHPASASFASDVAEWALALPPGTLRRAIPNA, from the coding sequence ATGACGTCAAGCACTGCGCAGCGCAGATCTCGGAAGCGGCCGGAGGAGCGGCGCGAGGAGATCCTCTCGGCCGCCGCGTCGATCGCGATCGACGAGGGCCTGGAGCGGATCACGCTCCGCGCGGTCGCCGAGCGGCTCGGGGTGCGCCCCGGGCTCATCACGCACTACTTCCCCGCCGCGGAGGACCTCGTCGTCGAGGGGTTCGCGCGCGCCGCGATCATCGAGCGCGAGCGGTTCTTCCCGGCGCAGGGCGACGCGCTGCGGCGCCTGGCGCACCTCATCGGCTACATCGAGAGCGGGGCGTCCCTGCCGCTCGCGCGGCTATGGCTCAACGCGCGGCACCTGTCGCGCTTCAGCCCGGCGCTCAACCGCACGCTCGACGAGCAGGACCTCCTCGACCGGGCGCGCCTCACCCAGCTGATCATCGACGGCATCGCTGCCGGCGAGTTCGCTGAGACAGATGCCGAGGCGGCGAGCGTCCGCATCTGGATCGCGATCGACGGTCGTGGCTCCTCCGTCAACAGTGCGATCGAGGAGGAGCACCCCGCCTCCGCCAGCTTCGCGTCGGACGTGGCGGAGTGGGCCCTGGCGCTCCCGCCCGGCACACTGCGGCGGGCGATCCCCAACGCCTGA
- a CDS encoding purine-cytosine permease family protein: protein MSQISNIPEAFVDTAARPETRGIELIGDAARHGRARDLVLVWAAPGVSILNFTIGATLILLGLEIWQAIGVILAASLLWILPGVIAASGSAAGTSGSVVTRAMYGILGNRLFVAFVGWFIGAVFLSLTWLASSFMGADLLRRLGVDDPVWVPIGVTLVVSAVTVVVAIFGHGLILRAYPAMAAVLFVVFLLVAAFIMPTVDWSYTNPEPLEGTALLSSLSIGFTILASTPLSFINSPDIARYLPRSTKPSHIAAATALGGAVPFIVFTSVGVLLATGLSQSAFEIGLDAALFELLPVWLAPILVAGVVVNTIALNAMTTYTSSMALQAIGFRLRRIPAAIIVGIVGTALTIYLVLSSSLLEAANLMLQFLVIVSGPAMAIFVVDVLLRRYAYDGVDLFDDRRGGRFWYTGGWSIPGLAALFAGGGTTAVCLATDVWVGPVAQATGFVDLSVPAGMLVAGAIYAVLLRTPLAKEGRP, encoded by the coding sequence ATGTCCCAGATCTCGAACATCCCGGAGGCGTTCGTCGACACCGCCGCCCGTCCGGAGACCCGCGGCATCGAGCTGATCGGCGACGCTGCTCGACACGGGCGGGCGCGCGACCTCGTGCTGGTGTGGGCGGCGCCGGGGGTCAGCATCCTCAACTTCACCATCGGCGCGACGCTGATCCTGCTCGGGCTCGAGATCTGGCAGGCGATCGGCGTGATCCTCGCTGCGTCGCTGCTCTGGATCCTGCCCGGCGTCATCGCGGCGAGCGGATCCGCCGCCGGCACCTCGGGCTCCGTCGTGACGCGCGCCATGTACGGGATCCTGGGCAACCGGCTCTTCGTCGCCTTCGTCGGCTGGTTCATCGGCGCTGTGTTCCTGTCGCTGACCTGGCTGGCATCGTCGTTCATGGGCGCCGACCTGCTGCGGCGGCTCGGGGTCGACGACCCGGTGTGGGTGCCGATCGGCGTGACGCTCGTGGTCTCTGCCGTGACGGTCGTCGTGGCCATCTTCGGCCACGGCCTGATCCTGCGGGCCTACCCCGCGATGGCCGCGGTGCTGTTCGTCGTCTTCCTCCTCGTCGCGGCGTTCATCATGCCGACGGTCGACTGGTCGTACACGAACCCCGAGCCGCTCGAGGGCACCGCGCTGCTGTCGTCGCTGTCGATCGGCTTCACGATCCTCGCGTCGACGCCGCTGTCGTTCATCAACAGCCCGGACATCGCCCGCTACCTGCCGCGCTCGACGAAGCCGTCGCACATCGCGGCCGCCACCGCGCTCGGCGGCGCGGTGCCGTTCATCGTGTTCACGAGCGTCGGCGTGCTGCTGGCGACGGGGCTCAGCCAGTCCGCGTTCGAGATCGGGCTCGACGCGGCCCTGTTCGAGCTGCTGCCGGTCTGGCTCGCGCCCATCCTCGTCGCCGGCGTCGTCGTCAACACGATCGCGCTCAACGCGATGACCACCTACACGTCGAGCATGGCGCTGCAGGCGATCGGGTTCCGGCTCCGCCGCATCCCCGCGGCGATCATCGTCGGCATCGTGGGCACCGCGCTCACGATCTACCTGGTGCTGTCGTCGAGCCTGCTCGAGGCCGCGAACCTCATGCTGCAGTTCCTCGTCATCGTCTCGGGGCCCGCCATGGCGATCTTCGTCGTCGACGTGCTGCTGCGCCGCTACGCCTACGACGGCGTCGACCTGTTCGACGACCGTCGGGGTGGCCGGTTCTGGTACACCGGCGGATGGAGCATCCCGGGCCTCGCGGCGCTGTTCGCGGGAGGCGGGACGACGGCGGTGTGCCTGGCGACGGATGTCTGGGTCGGCCCCGTCGCGCAGGCGACGGGCTTCGTCGACCTGTCCGTGCCGGCGGGGATGCTCGTCGCCGGCGCGATCTACGCGGTGCTGCTGCGCACGCCGCTCGCGAAGGAGGGACGACCGTGA
- a CDS encoding amidohydrolase has protein sequence MTTLYRNGRIFTADPDTAWAEALVVDGDSIAFVGADADAPQADETVDLGGRLVLPGFTDAHTHLLMLGAALGQVGLTDAQSLDEIQATLRDARAADPGATALWGRGWLFGSIPGGRPTAAMLDAAVPDIPVYLDANDYHSCWVNTAALAELGITRETPDPLGGEIVRDEHGEPTGLLLETAATHHAWAHRDAVTVDADRDAGAERAIEAYLAAGVTGVVDMAFDELGLAALRRMQERRGDLPIRIAAHWFIDNTGDEAQNLAQVARAVELAADPSTPWLRVVGIKLILDGVIDACTAAMRHPYADGSNADPIWPAEHLEPVVAAADAAGLQVAMHAIGDLASDVALTAIERAVVANGDRPRRHRIEHLEYAAPGTAERMARLGVTASMQPVHADPAIFANWAEMLGDERVERAFPWVEYEDAGALLAFSTDAPTAPHGALANMYVAATRASALDPSVPAVHPHFALPLERAIGHATRDAAASVGDGAWRGRIAVGSAADLIVLDRDPFTAGARSLLEAQVVETIVAGRTRYKKE, from the coding sequence GTGACCACGCTCTACCGCAACGGACGCATCTTCACCGCCGATCCGGACACCGCCTGGGCCGAGGCGCTCGTCGTCGACGGCGACAGCATCGCGTTCGTCGGCGCCGACGCCGACGCGCCGCAGGCCGACGAGACGGTCGACCTCGGGGGACGCCTGGTGCTGCCCGGCTTCACCGATGCGCACACCCACCTCCTGATGCTGGGCGCAGCGCTCGGCCAGGTCGGCCTCACCGACGCCCAGAGCCTCGACGAGATCCAGGCGACGCTCCGCGACGCGCGCGCCGCTGACCCGGGCGCGACCGCGCTGTGGGGGCGCGGCTGGCTCTTCGGCTCCATCCCGGGCGGCAGGCCGACCGCGGCGATGCTCGACGCCGCGGTGCCCGACATCCCCGTATACCTCGACGCCAACGACTACCACTCGTGCTGGGTCAACACCGCGGCGCTCGCCGAGCTGGGCATCACGCGCGAGACGCCCGACCCGCTCGGCGGCGAGATCGTCCGCGACGAGCACGGCGAGCCGACGGGGCTGCTGCTCGAGACGGCCGCCACCCACCACGCATGGGCGCACCGCGATGCGGTCACGGTCGACGCGGACCGGGATGCCGGGGCCGAGCGAGCCATCGAGGCGTACCTCGCCGCCGGGGTCACCGGCGTCGTCGACATGGCCTTCGACGAGCTCGGCCTGGCCGCGCTGCGGCGCATGCAGGAACGGCGAGGCGACCTGCCTATCCGCATCGCCGCGCACTGGTTCATCGACAACACCGGCGACGAGGCGCAGAACCTCGCGCAGGTGGCTCGGGCCGTCGAGCTCGCCGCCGACCCCTCGACCCCGTGGCTGCGAGTGGTCGGGATCAAGCTCATCCTCGACGGCGTGATCGACGCGTGCACCGCGGCGATGCGGCACCCCTACGCCGATGGCTCGAACGCCGACCCGATCTGGCCTGCCGAGCACCTCGAGCCCGTCGTCGCGGCGGCCGACGCGGCGGGGCTCCAGGTCGCGATGCACGCGATCGGCGACCTCGCGAGCGACGTGGCGCTGACGGCGATTGAGCGTGCCGTCGTGGCCAACGGTGATCGCCCCCGCCGGCACCGCATCGAGCACCTCGAGTACGCGGCGCCCGGCACCGCAGAGCGGATGGCGCGGCTCGGCGTGACGGCGTCGATGCAGCCGGTGCACGCCGACCCGGCGATCTTCGCCAACTGGGCGGAGATGCTCGGCGACGAGCGGGTCGAGCGCGCCTTCCCGTGGGTCGAGTACGAGGACGCCGGCGCGCTGCTGGCGTTCTCGACCGATGCGCCGACCGCCCCGCACGGCGCCCTCGCGAACATGTACGTGGCGGCAACCCGGGCATCCGCCCTGGATCCCAGCGTGCCCGCCGTGCATCCGCACTTCGCCCTGCCGCTCGAGCGCGCCATCGGCCACGCGACGCGCGACGCCGCGGCCTCCGTCGGCGACGGCGCGTGGCGCGGCCGCATCGCCGTCGGCTCCGCCGCGGACCTCATCGTGCTCGACCGCGATCCCTTCACGGCCGGCGCGCGCTCGCTGCTCGAGGCCCAGGTCGTGGAGACGATCGTCGCCGGACGCACGCGCTATAAGAAGGAGTGA
- a CDS encoding PucR family transcriptional regulator produces MATDGTPGTATIVRLLGQRQLDVRSLVAGDARRDAPIAWIASSDLDDPTPFLSPGHVLLTTGRQLLEREGSADTYVDALVRGGILGLGFATGLHAPEVPSALVDACAAAALPLFEVPLATPFLAIIHWCADLQRDRERWATSAQRAVAAAALAPTGHRAVVRRLATELGAGVALLDSAGRERATSRTAVPPAALAAARETLRSARRTTSTDVTAEGSVTVATLGSGDRSLGCVCIWTRDPLDTAAQSVATVAAAWLEFSLVSAVDATRRLNELEGALAALALEGQADAVGALLLKTGRRLPSEPIVVASAETALARYAMEDALRDTAGDVLWTADGERLLFVVSLAERERLDAFLTRLDATAGVSQPSSWRHAPVAASEAAAALQRAKRTGAATATFERALDGLLGMLDDRDARDAARAQLSPIAAEADGAERLALVRTWFEQDCSWDATARIVGMHRHSVRSRIRAIAEQLQLDADAFADRATLWALLRAADVPRWQRP; encoded by the coding sequence ATGGCAACCGATGGCACGCCCGGCACCGCGACGATCGTCCGCCTCCTCGGGCAGCGGCAGCTCGACGTGCGATCGCTCGTCGCGGGCGACGCGCGCCGCGACGCACCGATCGCCTGGATCGCGAGCTCCGACCTCGACGACCCCACCCCCTTCCTCTCCCCCGGGCACGTGCTGCTGACGACCGGGCGCCAGCTGCTCGAGCGCGAGGGTTCGGCCGACACCTACGTCGACGCCCTGGTGCGCGGCGGCATCCTCGGACTCGGCTTCGCCACCGGCTTGCACGCGCCGGAGGTGCCGTCGGCGCTCGTCGACGCCTGCGCCGCCGCGGCGCTGCCCCTGTTCGAGGTCCCGCTCGCCACCCCGTTCCTCGCGATCATCCACTGGTGCGCCGACCTGCAGCGCGACCGCGAGCGGTGGGCGACGAGCGCCCAGCGGGCCGTCGCCGCCGCGGCGCTCGCCCCAACGGGGCACCGCGCGGTCGTGCGGCGGCTCGCGACGGAGCTCGGGGCGGGCGTCGCGCTGCTCGACAGCGCCGGCCGGGAGCGCGCGACGAGCCGGACCGCCGTGCCGCCGGCCGCGCTCGCGGCGGCGCGCGAGACGCTGCGCTCGGCCCGCCGCACGACGTCGACCGACGTGACGGCCGAGGGATCCGTGACGGTCGCGACGCTCGGGTCGGGCGACCGGTCGCTCGGCTGCGTCTGCATCTGGACGCGCGATCCGCTCGACACCGCAGCGCAGTCGGTCGCGACCGTCGCCGCGGCGTGGCTCGAGTTCTCGCTCGTCAGCGCGGTCGACGCGACGCGGCGGCTCAACGAGCTCGAGGGAGCGCTCGCCGCGCTCGCGCTCGAGGGGCAGGCGGATGCGGTCGGCGCGCTGCTGCTCAAGACGGGTCGCCGGCTGCCGTCCGAGCCGATCGTGGTGGCGAGCGCCGAGACGGCGCTCGCGCGCTACGCCATGGAGGACGCGCTCCGCGACACGGCGGGCGACGTGCTGTGGACCGCAGACGGCGAGCGGCTGCTCTTCGTCGTCTCGCTCGCGGAGCGCGAGCGGCTCGATGCCTTCCTCACGCGACTCGATGCCACCGCGGGCGTCTCGCAGCCGTCGTCCTGGCGGCACGCGCCGGTCGCGGCCTCCGAGGCGGCCGCCGCGCTGCAGCGCGCGAAGCGGACCGGCGCGGCGACCGCGACGTTCGAACGAGCGCTCGACGGGCTGCTCGGGATGCTCGACGACCGCGACGCCCGCGATGCCGCCCGCGCACAGCTCTCGCCGATCGCCGCAGAGGCCGACGGCGCGGAGCGCCTCGCGCTCGTGCGCACCTGGTTCGAGCAGGACTGCAGCTGGGACGCGACGGCTCGCATCGTGGGGATGCACCGGCACTCCGTGCGCAGCCGCATCCGGGCGATCGCCGAGCAGTTGCAGCTCGATGCCGACGCGTTCGCCGATCGCGCCACGCTCTGGGCGTTGCTCCGGGCCGCCGACGTGCCGCGCTGGCAGCGGCCCTGA